CAGGTGCTCGCTGCGGCGCCGCAGCGCATCGCCGAACTCGAACGCGAGATCCAAGAAGAGACCCATCACCAGGCAGCTCGAGAACGCCAATTGAGGGAACTGCAAGCGCGGATCCGAGGTGCCGAGGAGCTGTTTGAGCAGCGAGGGGAGATTGAGGAGGGCTATGCGCGTTATCTCGCGGCCCAGCAGGTCATCGCAGACCAAGGCGCGAGAGCAGCGCACCTCACAGCGCTGCAACAGCGGCGCCATCAGCTTGAGAGCACAATCCAGCAGGAAAGGGCGCGCCTCGAGCAGCAGCGGGCACAGCTCGCTGGCAGAAGAGAGCAGCTGACTGCCCAGCTGGAAGACCTTGACGCGCTCGATAAAGAAATTGCCCGCCTTGAAGGACGAGTCCAAGAGGCGAACGAACGTCAGGCTGTGCTCCCCCAGCGAAGGCAGCAGGTGCAGGAGCTTGCCGAGCGGGCGGGCCAGTATGCTGCCGAAAAGAGCCAGTTGCGCCAGCAGATGAACGACCTCAAGGCCCAGATCGAAGCGCTCCGCGCTATGGCGCGCTGCGTGACCTGCGGTCAGCCGGTGACGCCCGAGGCGCGCGACGAGCAGATCGGCCGTCTCGAAGCTGAGGGAAGGCAGCTCGGCGACCGCTACCGGTCGCTGACGGGCCAGATCGCGCAGCTGCGGGCGCAGCGGGAGGAGGAAGAGCGCGCCATCGCCAGCGACGAGGCCGAAATCCAGGCCATCCTCAGCGTCGATGGACCCCGGCTGGCCCAGCTGCAGGCGCGGCGGACTGCCGCAGCCAACGCCGCAGCGGAGATTGAGCGGCTGAACCCCCGCCTTGCCGCTCTCGAGAGGGTGCTTGCCGAAGGGGGCTATGCCGAGGAAGCGCGGGCCGCGCTTCACCAGGTAGAAGAGGAGATCCGTGCCGTGGCCTTCGACGCCGCGGCACTGCAGGCCGCCCGGGAGCAAGCCGCCGCCCTCCAGCCGTTCGTCCAGCGCCATGAGCAGCTCAGGCGTGCCGACGAGGAGTTCGGCTTCTGGCAAAACGAGGCCGCCGAGCGGCAGCGCGAGATCGCCGAAGCGGCACGCCGGATCGTCCAGCGGCAGGACGAACTGGAGCACTACCGCCAGCAGGCTGCGCAGCTTCCCCACCTTACACAGCAGCTGCAGACTGCCCAACAGAACCGCAATGAGCGCCTCCAGGCCCTCCATCAGGCGGAGGCTCGCAAGGCCTATTACGAGCAGCTGCTGCAGGCCTGCGAGCAGTTGCGCCTCCAGCGCGCTGACCTCGCGGCCAAGCGCGCCGAGGCGGCCCGCGAGCAGGGAATTTATGAGGAGCTGGCGCGCGCATTCGGCAAAGGCGGCGTTCAGGCAATGATCATCGGGGCGGCGCTGCCGGAGATCGAGAGAGACGCGAACGAGCTGCTGGCGCGGATGACTGACGGCCGCCTCTCCGTCTCGCTGGCCACCGAGCGCGAGACGCAGCAAGGCAGGACGGTGGAGACGCTGCTGATCCAGATCTCCGATGAATTCGGACTGCGGAACTACGAGTTGTTCTCAGGCGGCGAGGCGTTTCGGGTCAACTTCGCGCTGCGCATCGCGCTGGCGAAGCTGCTCGCTCGGCGCGCCGGCGCCCGGCTTGAGACCTTAGTCATCGACGAGGGGTTCGGCACGCAAGATGCGACCGGGCGGGACCGGATCCTCGAGGCGATCCGCTCCATTGATCGCGAGTTCGCCAAGATCATCGTCGTCACCCATATTGAGGAGCTGAAAGAGGCGTTTCCTACCCGGATCGAGGTGACGAAAGGCCCGGAGGGGTCGTCGTATACGGTCGTCCAGCGCTAGCTCACGCAGGGGGGGCGGCGTCGTTCTGCAGCGCGTTGCCGACCGCCTCCGGCGCGAAGCCGACGAGAATGTCACCGACGCGGAGCAGACTGTCGCCGCGCACGGGAAGCCGGGCGGCGCCTCGCTGCAGGAAGGCGAGGTAGGCATCGCGCGGGAGGCGGAGTTCGCGCACGCGCTTCCCCGCCCAGGGGGAGCCGTCGCGGATAGCAATGGTCAGCACGGGCAGGTGAGCGGATGCAGGCGCAGGCGAGACGTCGCGCTCGCTCTTCTCGCCTGGCAATCCAAGTCGCGCTAAGATCGCCGCCCGCCGCAGCACGCCGACCAACCGCATCGGGGCGCGCGGGTCGACAACCGGAACCGCTGCCACGCTTTCGACCCCGGGCTCTTCGAGCGCCTGGGCGATCGTCTGATACGGCGTCACCGTCGGGAATTCGTGGCGCGCCCAAGGGAGGATGCTTGCTTCTCCCCGCGCCGTGAGCAAGGCAACTTCGATCTCGTGGGGACCGCTCAGGCCGACCAGTCTGCCCTGCGCATCGACGATGGGGATCTCCTCGTTGCCGATACGACGAGCGGCGTCGGCGACTGTCGTCGTCGGGGCGAGGGTGGGGTAGGTCGTCTCCATCAAGTCGCGCACGAGGGTGGTGCTCAGCACGGGGGAGAGGGAGGAGGAAGAAGCGCTTTCGCGCTCTGGATCGAAGAGGCGGTAGATCGACCACGGCTCGGCATGGCGGGCGATCTCCGCCGCACCCCAGGCGACGGCGGCGAGGAAGACGACGAGGCCGGGGTCAGCGCCGAATTCGAGGCTGAGCATCGCGCAGGCAAACGGCGCCCGCACCACGGTGGCTAAGAGCACCATCCCGCCGACGAGCGCCAAAGTAGCGGCATCGCTGCCCGGCAGGAAAGGAAGAAGAAGCCCGGCCAGCCCGGCGCCGAGCGCTTCGCCGATCCCGACAATCGGACCGATAACCCCGCCGACGCCGCCGAGCCCGAGAGTCGCTGCCAGCGCGGCGGCTCGGCCAGCCGCCGTGAGAAGCCAGAGCGGCTCTGCCCCCGCCGCGAGCAGCGCCGGAGCGATCGGGGCGTTCCCCGCAAAAGCGGGGCTGAGAACGCTCAGCAGGCCAACAATCCCTCCGCCGATCATCGGCGTGATCGGCAGCAGTCCGCCGATGCGACGGTGCGCGGTGAGCAGCAGCCCGAGCAGGGAGGAGAGTGCAAGCCCGACGATGAGCGCCGCGACCGAAACAGCCGCAACGACAATCCAGCCCCCTGGCTCGGCGGGGCTTGCGCCGGCCGGCAGCGGCACCGCCACCCCGAGCAGCCGACCGAGTACGGCGCCGAGCCCGGCGGCAACGAGGAGGGCGACGAGGTCGCCGGCGGCAGGGCGTCCGGCGACGGTCTCGAGGGCGAACAGCAGCCCGGCAAAAGGGACCCCGAAGGCCGTGGAGATCCCGCCCGCCACCGCCGCTGCCGCCATCCCCCGCAGCGAGACCGTCCGCTGCCGGGCGAGCAGCCCGAGACGGCGGCCGAGGGCGGCGGCCAGCGCGATCACCGGCTCTTCGCGCCCCGCAACTCCGCCGAAGAGCACGGTCACTGCGGCGAGCCCAAACTGCCCCGCGGCGCGCGGAAGCTCGGCCGGGTGGCCGCTCAGCAGCTGGTGATAGCCGTTGCCCCACCAGCGGCGGCCGATCCCGACAAGCGCGCCGCCCACAATCGGGGGGAGCACAATCAGCAGCAGCACTCCGCTCTCAAAGCGCGCTGTCGCGACAAGACCCGCGAACCCGTTGAACGCTCCTAGGAGGAGGGCGGCGGCGACTGCAACGATTGCTCCGACGGCGAACCCGGAGACGACCGGGTGCATTGCGCCGAGCAGGGAGCTCGAGACGGCGGGGGGCGGGGTCTCGATCGCCTTCGTAGCAAGTGGTGGGGCAAGTTCAGCCGGCTCGACCGTCACGGGCCCCCTCTCGATCCACTCCTTGACCTGCAGCCTAGCGGACGGCCGCATTCTATCGGCGGGGTCGGAGAGCGTCAACGCGCGGCGGCGCGGTCACCGAGCGTAGTGGCTGGCCCGCGTAAAGAGGGCGCGGTCGAAGAGGGTCTCGGGAACAGGCTGACGAATCAATCCTTGGCTGCGCAGACGCTCGAGCGAGAGCTGCATAGCGGCGACCGCAGCATCGTCCATAACTGCTGCCCACATCTGGGGCCAGCGGCGCGCATAGTTGTGGGCGTTCGCTTGGGTCATGCGGAGATGGCGGGTCATCAACTGGGCGACCTCGGCCGGATGCTGGCGCCCCCAGCGGACGGCAAGGATGATGCCGGCGAGCGCTCGCGCCGCCTCGTCGGGATAGCCGTCGAGAAAGCCCCGGCGCATAGTCACCGTTGCCACTATCGGCGGGGCGTCGAGCTGCGTGGCGGCGCGCCACTCTGCTGGCAGGTCGCTGACGATGCGGTAGCGGCTCGGGTCAGGCAAGCCGGCAACAGTCAGCCCGCGCAGCACCACTGCATCCACCGCTCCGCTCTCGATCAGGATTACCAGCTGCGTTTCTGTCGCGACGTGGGTGCGGAGGTCGGCAGGACCGAACCCATAGCCGTGAGAGAGCACCGACCAGAACAGCAGGTCGCCGCTCGACCCCGGGCCCGGCGTGCCGACCAGCTTGCCGCGCAGGTCAGCGACGCTCTGGATTGTCGAGGTCAGCGGGACCATCACCTGTTCTTCAGCCAACTGCAGGCCAGCGACGACAACGACGTGGGTATCCTCCTCAAGCAGCTTCGCGGCGGAGAGGAGAGGCAGCGCAACGGCGACGTCGAGTTCGCTCGTCAGCAATGCGCGGCGCAGCCCTTCGGGCCCCGCATAGCGCTGGAAGACAACCGGCAGCCGCTGGCTGGCGAACAGCTGCCCCTCTTCGAGGACAAACCCGATCCCGGCTGGCAGACCGTTAGCGATATAGCCGACGCGAACGGTACGTCCGTACGGCTCAAGGGCAGGAGCGCGCTCCTGCCCGGCACGGTCGTTGCCCCCAAGACAGGCTGGCAGCAGCGCGGCGAGCAGGAGAAGGAGGGGGAGACAGTGACGCACTAGCGCCCAACGAACACCGGCTTCCGTCGCTCGCGGACGGCCGCCCGCCCTTCTGCGGCGTCTTCCGTCGCTTGGCTGATGGCGAGGTTCGAGGCCTCGTAGGGCAGGTGGTCGCGCAAGCTGCTGGTGACGGCGTGATAGATCGATCGCCGCGTCAGCCGGACGGCAATCGGAGGGCCGTCCGCGATCTTGCGGGCAAGCTCCATCGCTTTGGGCAGCAACTCGCTCTCCTCAACCACGTAGTTCGCGAGGCCGATCTCCCCTGCGCGCTCACCCGAAATTTCCTCGCCCGTCAGATACCATTCAAGGGCGCGCGGGAGGCCGAGCAAACGGGCGGCGAACCAGCTTGCGCCGACTTCGGGCGCAAGGCCGCGCGTGATGAACATCGGCAGCAATCGCGCGGTGCGCGCGATGACCCGCATATCCATCATCATCGCGAGGCACAGCCCCCCTCCGGCAGCCACGCCGTTCACAGCCGCAATTGTCGGCTTGTCGATCTCGTGCCAGGCAAGCGGCAAGCGGCCGCTGTAGCCGAGCGGGTCCATCGGCTGGCGATGAAACGGATTGTCGGCCGTCGGCCCCCGTGCCTCGGAGATATCGACCCCGCTGCAGAAGCCGCGTCCGGTTCCTGTCACCACGACAACCCGGACCGCCGGGTCGTCGCGCAACTGGTCGGGCAGGCGGAGAAGCTCGCGTCCCATCGCGGCGTTGAACGCATTCAGCTTCTCGGGGCGGTTGAGGCGAACGAGGGCGATACCATCTGCGACTTCGATGACAAGGTGCTGGTATGCTTGGTAGTCCATGTTCTCCTCATTACTGTCTGGAGGGGCAGTATGGCTCAGCGGGAGCGCGCGCTCAAGATGGTGAGGGGGGAGTGCTCTCGATAATGTTGATCATCAGCCCGTCAGGGTCGCGCACCGCAAACTCGCGCACTCGCCGGCCCTGCACCTGAAATTCCGCTGGGTGGTTGACAAACTGCACTCCCGCTGCCTCCAGCCGCTCCACCAGTTCGCTAAACCGGTCGGATTGGAGGGCGAGAAACGGCTCGCCAAGCCGAACTGCCGCGGGCTCGATCGGGGGCGCAAGCCCCGCAGCGTCCTGCAGCTCCATCAGCCCGATCATCCCGACCGTCCCCTCGTCCGCGCGGAGCACGACCATCCGCGCCGCTCGGCAGGGCACATTGAGGATGCGGCCTCCGGCACCGGCCGAGACGACGTCGTCGAAAAAGACGGTGAAGCCGAGCAGGTCGCGATAAAACCGCAGCGAAGCCTCCATGTCGCGGACGATCACGTTGG
Above is a genomic segment from Dehalococcoidia bacterium containing:
- a CDS encoding ABC transporter substrate-binding protein yields the protein MRHCLPLLLLLAALLPACLGGNDRAGQERAPALEPYGRTVRVGYIANGLPAGIGFVLEEGQLFASQRLPVVFQRYAGPEGLRRALLTSELDVAVALPLLSAAKLLEEDTHVVVVAGLQLAEEQVMVPLTSTIQSVADLRGKLVGTPGPGSSGDLLFWSVLSHGYGFGPADLRTHVATETQLVILIESGAVDAVVLRGLTVAGLPDPSRYRIVSDLPAEWRAATQLDAPPIVATVTMRRGFLDGYPDEAARALAGIILAVRWGRQHPAEVAQLMTRHLRMTQANAHNYARRWPQMWAAVMDDAAVAAMQLSLERLRSQGLIRQPVPETLFDRALFTRASHYAR
- a CDS encoding enoyl-CoA hydratase/isomerase family protein; translated protein: MDYQAYQHLVIEVADGIALVRLNRPEKLNAFNAAMGRELLRLPDQLRDDPAVRVVVVTGTGRGFCSGVDISEARGPTADNPFHRQPMDPLGYSGRLPLAWHEIDKPTIAAVNGVAAGGGLCLAMMMDMRVIARTARLLPMFITRGLAPEVGASWFAARLLGLPRALEWYLTGEEISGERAGEIGLANYVVEESELLPKAMELARKIADGPPIAVRLTRRSIYHAVTSSLRDHLPYEASNLAISQATEDAAEGRAAVRERRKPVFVGR
- a CDS encoding SMC family ATPase — encoded protein: MIPVRLRLKNFLSYREPSDPLDFESFQIACLCGENGHGKSALLDAITWALWGRARAKTVDELIHHGQTNMEVEFEFQLADSRYRVIRKRSRAGGQSASALELQLHKGDRFETISGNSIRETEQAIVNLLRLDYETFVNSSFLLQGKADSFTISPPSKRKELLGEILGLTHYDELEQRAKDAAHARRDEVDRLDHRIADIDNELAREPDYFQGRDQAQAEAAQLHAEVERLNEEVLRLQQLRQVLAAAPQRIAELEREIQEETHHQAARERQLRELQARIRGAEELFEQRGEIEEGYARYLAAQQVIADQGARAAHLTALQQRRHQLESTIQQERARLEQQRAQLAGRREQLTAQLEDLDALDKEIARLEGRVQEANERQAVLPQRRQQVQELAERAGQYAAEKSQLRQQMNDLKAQIEALRAMARCVTCGQPVTPEARDEQIGRLEAEGRQLGDRYRSLTGQIAQLRAQREEEERAIASDEAEIQAILSVDGPRLAQLQARRTAAANAAAEIERLNPRLAALERVLAEGGYAEEARAALHQVEEEIRAVAFDAAALQAAREQAAALQPFVQRHEQLRRADEEFGFWQNEAAERQREIAEAARRIVQRQDELEHYRQQAAQLPHLTQQLQTAQQNRNERLQALHQAEARKAYYEQLLQACEQLRLQRADLAAKRAEAAREQGIYEELARAFGKGGVQAMIIGAALPEIERDANELLARMTDGRLSVSLATERETQQGRTVETLLIQISDEFGLRNYELFSGGEAFRVNFALRIALAKLLARRAGARLETLVIDEGFGTQDATGRDRILEAIRSIDREFAKIIVVTHIEELKEAFPTRIEVTKGPEGSSYTVVQR
- a CDS encoding chloride channel protein, which produces MTVEPAELAPPLATKAIETPPPAVSSSLLGAMHPVVSGFAVGAIVAVAAALLLGAFNGFAGLVATARFESGVLLLIVLPPIVGGALVGIGRRWWGNGYHQLLSGHPAELPRAAGQFGLAAVTVLFGGVAGREEPVIALAAALGRRLGLLARQRTVSLRGMAAAAVAGGISTAFGVPFAGLLFALETVAGRPAAGDLVALLVAAGLGAVLGRLLGVAVPLPAGASPAEPGGWIVVAAVSVAALIVGLALSSLLGLLLTAHRRIGGLLPITPMIGGGIVGLLSVLSPAFAGNAPIAPALLAAGAEPLWLLTAAGRAAALAATLGLGGVGGVIGPIVGIGEALGAGLAGLLLPFLPGSDAATLALVGGMVLLATVVRAPFACAMLSLEFGADPGLVVFLAAVAWGAAEIARHAEPWSIYRLFDPERESASSSSLSPVLSTTLVRDLMETTYPTLAPTTTVADAARRIGNEEIPIVDAQGRLVGLSGPHEIEVALLTARGEASILPWARHEFPTVTPYQTIAQALEEPGVESVAAVPVVDPRAPMRLVGVLRRAAILARLGLPGEKSERDVSPAPASAHLPVLTIAIRDGSPWAGKRVRELRLPRDAYLAFLQRGAARLPVRGDSLLRVGDILVGFAPEAVGNALQNDAAPPA
- a CDS encoding VOC family protein yields the protein MALTGPVRRANVIVRDMEASLRFYRDLLGFTVFFDDVVSAGAGGRILNVPCRAARMVVLRADEGTVGMIGLMELQDAAGLAPPIEPAAVRLGEPFLALQSDRFSELVERLEAAGVQFVNHPAEFQVQGRRVREFAVRDPDGLMINIIESTPPSPS